A window of Tautonia plasticadhaerens contains these coding sequences:
- a CDS encoding glycoside hydrolase family 130 protein → MDVHRTGIVLKPTNSRVVMRPFEPTSEHRFEKIIARVSSLSEPEVDSLLEGVMREFRGRHQRTREFFLHRFDQVRHHLHTDRSIGEARRLLIGSYFSQEYALESAALFNPSMIWHPDQSGLPDGSRRFILSLRATGEGHISSITFRSGVIDAGNRIRMDEPTRFVTAPDLVPNALYDTHLFDLKLTELGINGTLTGQVIAALGDRFTLAELEQTIRNVLRHNRARQREFEPIAHTMVTLAKANYEIRFEAEMDVSERIIFPSSPAETNGIEDARFVHFTHDDGRTCYYATYTAYDGRVVLPQMLETEDFLHFKVSTLNGPEVRNKGFALFPRRVNGQFAMLSRQDNENIYLMYSDMPHFWFTKELIARPTYPWEFVQLGNCGSPIETEAGWLVLTHGVGAMRKYAMGAFLLDLDDPSRVIGRLEAPLLEPNENEREGYVPNVVYSCGAALHGRELIIPYAMSDYASTFATVPLDDVLGAMTRA, encoded by the coding sequence ATGGATGTTCATCGCACCGGGATCGTCCTCAAGCCGACCAATTCGCGGGTCGTCATGAGGCCGTTCGAACCCACGAGCGAGCACCGGTTCGAGAAGATCATCGCCCGCGTCTCGTCCCTGTCCGAGCCGGAGGTCGACTCCCTGCTCGAGGGCGTGATGCGGGAGTTCCGCGGGCGGCACCAGCGGACCCGCGAATTCTTCCTGCATCGCTTCGACCAGGTGCGGCATCACCTGCACACCGACCGGTCGATCGGCGAGGCCCGTCGCCTGCTGATTGGCTCCTATTTCAGCCAGGAGTACGCGCTGGAATCGGCCGCCCTGTTCAACCCGTCGATGATCTGGCACCCCGACCAGTCGGGCCTGCCCGACGGGTCCCGCCGGTTCATCCTCAGCCTGCGGGCCACCGGCGAGGGGCATATCTCCTCGATCACCTTCCGCTCCGGCGTGATCGACGCCGGGAACCGGATCCGCATGGACGAGCCGACCCGGTTCGTCACGGCCCCGGACCTCGTGCCCAACGCCCTCTACGACACGCACCTTTTCGACCTCAAGCTGACCGAGCTGGGCATCAACGGCACGCTGACCGGACAGGTGATCGCCGCCCTGGGCGACCGGTTTACGCTCGCCGAGCTGGAGCAGACGATCCGCAACGTCCTGCGGCACAATCGGGCCCGCCAGCGCGAGTTCGAGCCGATCGCCCACACCATGGTGACGCTGGCGAAGGCCAACTACGAGATCCGCTTCGAGGCGGAGATGGACGTCTCGGAACGGATCATCTTCCCGTCGTCTCCCGCCGAGACCAACGGGATCGAGGACGCCCGCTTCGTCCATTTCACCCACGACGACGGCAGGACCTGCTACTACGCCACCTATACCGCGTATGACGGCCGGGTCGTCCTGCCCCAGATGCTCGAGACCGAGGACTTCCTCCACTTCAAGGTGAGCACCCTGAACGGGCCGGAGGTCCGGAACAAGGGGTTCGCCCTCTTCCCGCGGCGCGTCAACGGCCAGTTCGCGATGCTCTCGAGGCAGGACAACGAGAACATCTACCTGATGTACTCCGACATGCCGCACTTCTGGTTCACCAAGGAGCTGATCGCCAGGCCGACGTACCCCTGGGAGTTCGTCCAGCTGGGCAACTGCGGCTCGCCGATCGAGACCGAGGCCGGCTGGCTCGTGCTGACCCACGGGGTCGGGGCGATGCGGAAGTATGCCATGGGCGCCTTCCTCCTCGACCTCGACGACCCCTCCCGCGTGATCGGGCGGCTGGAGGCACCCCTGCTGGAGCCGAACGAGAACGAGCGCGAGGGCTACGTCCCGAACGTCGTCTACAGCTGCGGGGCCGCCCTGCACGGCCGCGAACTCATCATCCCCTACGCCATGTCCGACTACGCGAGCACGTTCGCCACCGTCCCGCTCGACGACGTGCTGGGGGCGATGACCCGCGCCTGA
- a CDS encoding glycoside hydrolase family 130 protein: MNTRRRSTRILLEPGDVPATRDDFEVVGAFNPGACRVGDEVVMLARVAERPRERRPGFIGLPRWEPAEGLRIDWVPDSDWEPIDPRVVRRKADGVVRLTFTSHLRVVLCGRSGRTARTVLDVTFRPEGEAEEYGVEDPRITPIAGRFYVTYVAVSRHGPATALASTADFRSFERHGIVFCPENKDVVLFPEQVAGSFAALHRPVCGTPFTRPEMWVARSPDLIHWGGHAPLDLSGGDWQAGRVGAGAPPIRVEGGWLEIYHGNRRPVRPGEVGAYCGGAALLDLDDPTRVIRRTAWPFFEPEAEFEVLGFVPEVVFPTGVVRDDDRLLVYYGAADTCSAVAEFSLEELLWAMVAPG; this comes from the coding sequence ATGAATACCCGTCGGCGGTCGACCCGGATCCTGCTCGAACCCGGCGACGTGCCCGCGACCCGAGACGACTTCGAGGTCGTCGGCGCCTTCAACCCCGGCGCATGCCGGGTCGGCGACGAGGTCGTGATGCTCGCTCGGGTGGCCGAGCGCCCTCGGGAGCGGCGTCCGGGGTTCATCGGCCTGCCGAGGTGGGAGCCGGCCGAAGGGCTGAGGATCGACTGGGTCCCCGACTCGGACTGGGAGCCGATCGACCCGAGGGTGGTCCGGCGCAAGGCCGACGGGGTCGTCCGGCTCACGTTCACGTCCCACTTGCGGGTCGTCCTCTGCGGCCGGAGCGGTCGCACCGCGAGGACTGTCCTCGACGTCACGTTCCGTCCGGAGGGGGAGGCGGAGGAGTACGGGGTCGAGGACCCCCGGATCACCCCGATCGCGGGCCGATTCTACGTGACCTACGTGGCCGTCTCGCGGCACGGGCCGGCGACGGCCCTGGCCTCGACGGCCGATTTCCGGTCGTTCGAGCGGCACGGGATCGTCTTCTGTCCCGAGAACAAGGACGTGGTCCTCTTCCCGGAGCAAGTCGCCGGCTCGTTCGCGGCACTGCACCGGCCGGTCTGCGGGACCCCGTTCACAAGGCCCGAGATGTGGGTCGCGCGGTCGCCCGACCTGATCCACTGGGGAGGGCACGCCCCGCTGGATCTTTCGGGGGGCGACTGGCAGGCGGGACGGGTCGGGGCGGGGGCGCCGCCGATCCGGGTCGAAGGGGGCTGGCTGGAGATCTACCACGGCAACCGCCGTCCCGTCCGGCCGGGGGAGGTCGGTGCCTATTGCGGGGGCGCGGCCCTGTTGGACCTGGACGACCCGACCCGGGTGATCCGTCGGACGGCGTGGCCGTTCTTCGAGCCCGAGGCCGAGTTCGAGGTCCTCGGCTTCGTGCCGGAGGTCGTCTTCCCGACCGGAGTGGTCCGGGACGACGACCGCCTGCTCGTCTATTACGGTGCCGCCGACACCTGTTCGGCGGTCGCGGAATTCTCGCTGGAGGAGCTGCTCTGGGCGATGGTCGCCCCGGGGTGA
- a CDS encoding Gfo/Idh/MocA family protein, giving the protein MDDDRIGLGVIGCGGFGLFALQQFTQVPGVGLVGMAATHRPASLAAASRFGVENTDDLGAFLGRGDLDVVYIATPPFLHHDQALAALEAGKHVIVEKPLAMTVGQADELIAVARSRDLLLVTNLMQRYNPLFDAVRRLVEGRVLGEVLRGSFENYASDENLPEGHWFWDRTRSGGIFVEHGVHFFDLFEGWLGAGRLESAQVGVRPGTAIEEHVHCTVRYGDSALVDFYHGFHQVGRMDRQELRLVFERGDLTLYDWVPTRVRIRALVDERQTRDLCGLFPGARIDVDASFGGKDRECRGRGKAIDASQVIELASGDGQSKSPLYCRLLRAMMGDQVAWLRDRTHRRVVTESNGRESLAVACEADAMAHQNGVHR; this is encoded by the coding sequence GTGGACGATGATCGCATCGGATTGGGGGTGATCGGCTGCGGCGGTTTCGGCCTGTTCGCGCTCCAGCAATTCACGCAGGTGCCCGGGGTCGGGCTCGTCGGCATGGCGGCCACTCACCGGCCCGCTTCGCTCGCCGCGGCCTCCCGCTTCGGGGTCGAGAACACCGATGACCTCGGCGCGTTCCTCGGCCGGGGCGACCTCGACGTCGTCTACATCGCCACCCCGCCATTCCTCCACCACGATCAGGCGCTGGCCGCGCTGGAGGCCGGCAAGCACGTGATCGTCGAGAAGCCGCTGGCCATGACCGTCGGCCAGGCCGACGAGCTGATCGCCGTCGCCCGGTCGCGCGATCTCCTGCTCGTCACCAACCTGATGCAGCGGTACAACCCCCTCTTCGACGCCGTGAGGCGGCTGGTCGAGGGCCGGGTGCTCGGCGAGGTGCTGCGCGGGTCGTTCGAGAATTATGCCTCGGACGAGAACCTGCCGGAGGGGCACTGGTTCTGGGACCGGACCAGGAGCGGCGGCATCTTCGTGGAGCATGGCGTCCACTTCTTCGACCTCTTCGAGGGATGGCTCGGGGCCGGCCGACTCGAGTCGGCGCAGGTCGGGGTCCGGCCCGGGACCGCGATCGAGGAGCACGTCCACTGCACGGTCCGCTACGGCGACTCGGCCCTGGTCGACTTCTACCACGGCTTCCACCAGGTCGGGCGGATGGATCGCCAGGAACTCCGGCTCGTCTTCGAGCGCGGCGACCTGACCCTTTACGACTGGGTGCCGACGCGAGTCCGGATCCGGGCGCTCGTGGATGAGCGGCAGACGCGCGACCTCTGCGGCCTCTTCCCCGGGGCCAGGATCGACGTCGACGCCTCTTTCGGCGGCAAGGACCGCGAATGTCGGGGCCGGGGCAAGGCGATCGACGCCTCACAGGTGATCGAGCTCGCGTCCGGGGACGGCCAGTCGAAGTCTCCCCTCTACTGCCGGCTGCTCCGCGCGATGATGGGAGACCAGGTGGCCTGGCTCCGGGACCGGACTCACCGCCGCGTGGTCACCGAGTCGAACGGCCGGGAATCGCTCGCGGTCGCCTGCGAGGCCGACGCGATGGCCCATCAGAATGGGGTCCACCGATGA